The Brasilonema sennae CENA114 genome includes a region encoding these proteins:
- a CDS encoding SirB1 family protein, whose product MNFSSARQYFEQQIQQPDEHIDLAKAALYIAQEEYPNIDPEEYLNAFDTMAVELEERLPSQRYPLRVIQSINQYLYDDLGFAGNQKDYYDPRNSFLNNVIDRRLGIPITLALVYMEVSRRIDFPTVGVGMPGHFLIRPDIPDTEIFIDAFNFGEVMFPQDCQERLNQVYQQPVPLQPEFLATVSKKQFLARILANLKYIYLNQQELEKALAAVERILLLFPGAALELRDRGLLCYELRLFAQAANDLETYLIKAPQAEDAVTIRQILSLLKRMS is encoded by the coding sequence ATGAACTTCTCGTCAGCGCGGCAATATTTTGAGCAACAAATTCAGCAGCCTGATGAGCATATTGACTTAGCAAAGGCAGCTTTATATATTGCACAGGAAGAATATCCCAACATCGACCCAGAGGAATATCTTAATGCTTTTGATACAATGGCTGTGGAGCTAGAAGAACGCTTACCATCCCAGAGATATCCCCTGCGAGTTATTCAAAGTATCAATCAGTATCTCTATGATGATCTGGGATTTGCTGGAAATCAAAAAGATTACTATGACCCTCGCAACAGCTTTTTAAATAATGTCATTGATCGTCGCTTGGGAATTCCTATTACCTTAGCACTTGTTTATATGGAGGTCTCCCGAAGAATAGACTTTCCTACAGTAGGAGTAGGAATGCCAGGACATTTTCTGATTCGTCCTGATATTCCAGATACGGAGATTTTCATTGATGCGTTCAATTTTGGGGAAGTCATGTTTCCACAAGATTGTCAAGAACGCCTCAATCAAGTTTATCAACAACCCGTGCCGCTGCAACCGGAATTTTTGGCAACAGTGAGTAAGAAGCAGTTTTTAGCACGGATATTGGCGAATTTGAAATATATTTACCTGAATCAGCAGGAGTTGGAAAAAGCTTTAGCAGCCGTTGAACGGATTTTACTACTGTTTCCTGGCGCGGCATTAGAATTGCGCGATCGCGGTCTTTTGTGCTATGAACTCCGTCTATTTGCTCAAGCTGCTAACGACTTGGAAACTTATCTGATAAAAGCTCCCCAAGCCGAGGATGCTGTTACAATTCGACAGATACTGAGTTTGCTTAAAAGAATGTCTTAA
- a CDS encoding peptidoglycan-binding domain-containing protein — translation MSGQALGTVNMPKLSKNSQGEAVKILQLLLDNFHGYSIGVDGIFGSNTENAVKDFQNSRDFINDPPGVVGYQTWEALANRE, via the coding sequence ATGTCAGGACAAGCTCTAGGTACTGTAAACATGCCCAAATTAAGCAAAAATAGTCAAGGTGAAGCTGTCAAGATTTTACAACTACTTTTAGACAACTTTCATGGATACTCTATTGGTGTTGACGGCATTTTTGGTTCAAATACAGAAAATGCTGTCAAAGACTTTCAAAATTCTCGTGACTTTATTAATGATCCTCCAGGAGTTGTGGGTTATCAAACTTGGGAGGCTTTAGCTAATAGAGAATAA
- a CDS encoding chemotaxis protein CheW, with product MHNNESQLDKFLVFNIADYLFALPMSDVLKVVNLSSANSKSLPTMGLVQIGKYMIKILDLHQYLGEDNFLYSSDHPSFLLVAHNSQRELYGILVDEPPDIVELSKETIRFLPRSSNYRKPIIEMVSHVAVLSEEEVVKTIFLLDLKRIAEPV from the coding sequence ATGCACAACAACGAGTCACAGTTAGACAAGTTTCTTGTTTTTAACATTGCAGATTATCTCTTTGCGCTCCCGATGAGTGATGTGCTCAAGGTAGTGAATTTATCATCTGCAAATAGCAAAAGCCTGCCAACAATGGGGCTAGTGCAGATCGGTAAGTACATGATTAAGATTTTGGATCTACATCAATACTTAGGCGAAGATAATTTCCTTTACTCATCTGATCACCCATCTTTTTTGCTGGTTGCACACAATTCACAACGGGAACTCTACGGAATTTTGGTAGATGAACCACCCGATATAGTGGAATTATCTAAAGAAACGATTCGCTTTTTACCAAGGTCTAGCAATTATCGTAAACCTATTATTGAGATGGTCAGTCATGTCGCTGTTTTATCCGAAGAAGAAGTTGTAAAAACAATCTTTCTGCTCGATTTGAAGCGTATCGCAGAACCGGTTTAA
- a CDS encoding hybrid sensor histidine kinase/response regulator encodes MTNDPNIQEQSYRYFLQEAPELLQVIEQELFSLRVDFSVNKVYTLMRATHTLKGAAASICLEAITTVAHTLEDIFRAICKPDLSIDQEVEALLFESYECLRLLLTAELTAGWVNDVDILDRIASIFAQLQEKLGDCFSQEVYLPSSQELGFDLTQSIFEVGVTQRLDLLATAISSGHSEQVATTLRVQAEVFFGLAESLNLPGFGAIAQTALTALDNYPEQAMVVGYIALANFQEARKAVLNGDRSQGGQVSLALEKLGERLQHLPQASRNEPVHAQEEVRQSNREELPQEQLSLGQRLHRRYTERVTQTTPETEPDTEESASDYQNTHQLDSFPSCPVEFEAKPHQEVTLTQEQEPVRTSSHLLISSPTEPAISSSNRTVRVNVGELEQLNYLIGELLTNQNRQFLQKEQLSAAVRVLLLKLQQHQQLLHQLQDLSQRQFSVPEQKWLFRNGQDKGYFDSLELTTSYSEFHNLVQSLLEDMVQLGETTDAIEMFNRQSQETLEKQRRLLTHTHDSFMEARMLPLGHLFERFPSILRQLEVIHKKQVTLNLSGSDTLVDKAVVDKLYDPLLHLVRNAFDHGIELNSIRQKRGKPEKGQIEISAYHQGKYLVIEIRDDGQGLDFEKIRAKAVERQLVSPEQASSLNEAQLTEFIFQPGFSTASSINDLSGRGIGLDVVRIHLQKIKGSVEIFSQQTRGTMFRLQIPLSLTLANLLLFQAGDQIYALFTNSIEEVLIPKADQIRSWEEGKVLRWGQGASMKLIPCYQLTKVLNYFSSVSQPEVFNTKPNGVSQKLELPIILIRSQDKLFGLEVDQLIGDQELVIRPLGAMIVPPPYIYGSSILPDGRLTLVLDGLALMECLSQRQKQDNSHWARNSAFRGERLGVSSTPLMFTSRIEQPRLLSQASTALPEAPTLSHHKPRPKKTILVVDDSITVRQTVALTLEKADYQVLQAKDGYEAIERLQAHTDIHLVLCDIEMPRMNGFEFLKDRQQDPTLANIPVVMLTSRSSEKHRQLALKLGANAYIIKPYLEHILLSTLTDVLEKNTGVLARRD; translated from the coding sequence ATGACTAACGACCCAAACATTCAAGAGCAAAGCTACCGCTACTTTCTCCAAGAAGCACCAGAACTGCTGCAAGTGATAGAACAAGAATTGTTCAGTCTAAGAGTTGACTTCAGTGTCAATAAAGTTTATACGCTGATGCGTGCTACTCATACCCTCAAAGGAGCAGCAGCCAGCATCTGTTTGGAAGCGATTACAACCGTAGCTCACACGTTGGAAGATATTTTTAGAGCAATTTGCAAACCTGACTTATCGATTGACCAAGAAGTTGAAGCTTTACTATTCGAGAGTTATGAGTGTTTGCGCTTACTCCTAACTGCTGAACTGACAGCAGGGTGGGTGAATGATGTTGATATTCTCGACCGAATCGCCAGTATTTTTGCCCAACTGCAAGAAAAGTTAGGAGACTGTTTTAGTCAAGAAGTTTACCTTCCCAGTTCACAAGAATTGGGCTTTGATTTAACGCAGTCCATCTTTGAAGTTGGAGTTACTCAACGCTTAGATCTGCTAGCGACAGCCATAAGCAGTGGTCACTCCGAACAAGTTGCTACTACGCTGAGGGTACAAGCAGAGGTTTTCTTTGGTTTAGCTGAGTCGCTAAATTTACCAGGGTTTGGAGCTATAGCTCAAACGGCGCTGACTGCTTTGGACAACTATCCCGAGCAAGCGATGGTTGTTGGCTACATTGCTTTGGCAAACTTCCAAGAAGCACGAAAAGCCGTGCTAAACGGTGACAGAAGTCAAGGCGGTCAAGTATCCTTAGCGTTAGAAAAACTGGGGGAACGACTCCAGCATTTACCTCAAGCGTCCCGAAATGAACCAGTCCATGCTCAAGAGGAGGTGAGGCAGTCCAACAGAGAGGAGCTCCCCCAGGAGCAACTGTCGTTGGGCCAGCGTCTGCACAGGAGATACACCGAACGAGTAACTCAAACGACACCTGAGACTGAACCAGATACTGAGGAATCAGCGTCTGATTATCAAAATACTCATCAACTCGACTCTTTTCCTTCATGTCCTGTGGAATTTGAAGCCAAGCCTCACCAGGAGGTGACGCTAACGCAGGAACAAGAACCAGTGCGGACTTCTTCCCACCTTCTGATCTCCTCACCTACCGAACCTGCCATATCCTCCTCAAATCGTACTGTGCGGGTTAATGTTGGGGAGTTAGAACAACTGAATTACCTCATAGGAGAATTGCTAACAAACCAAAATCGCCAATTTCTCCAGAAGGAACAACTGTCGGCTGCTGTTCGAGTACTTCTTTTAAAACTACAACAACATCAGCAGTTGCTTCATCAGTTACAAGATTTGTCGCAACGCCAGTTCAGTGTTCCAGAACAAAAGTGGTTATTTCGCAATGGGCAAGACAAAGGATATTTCGATTCTCTGGAACTAACGACTAGTTACAGCGAGTTTCATAATCTTGTTCAATCACTTCTAGAAGACATGGTGCAATTGGGAGAAACAACCGATGCTATTGAAATGTTTAATCGTCAGTCCCAGGAGACTTTGGAAAAACAACGTCGGTTATTAACTCATACCCATGATTCTTTCATGGAAGCCCGGATGTTGCCCTTGGGACACTTATTTGAACGCTTTCCCAGTATCTTGCGTCAGCTAGAAGTTATACACAAAAAGCAGGTAACACTGAATTTATCTGGAAGTGACACCTTAGTTGACAAAGCAGTGGTTGACAAACTGTATGACCCCCTGTTGCATCTAGTTCGCAATGCTTTTGACCACGGAATTGAATTGAACTCAATCCGACAAAAACGGGGCAAGCCAGAGAAAGGTCAGATTGAAATCTCTGCTTATCATCAGGGTAAGTACTTAGTGATTGAAATTAGGGATGATGGTCAAGGATTAGATTTTGAAAAGATTCGCGCCAAAGCGGTAGAACGTCAACTTGTCTCACCAGAACAAGCTAGCAGTCTAAATGAAGCTCAGCTAACAGAGTTCATTTTTCAACCAGGCTTTTCTACAGCTTCTAGTATCAATGACCTCTCTGGACGAGGAATTGGTCTGGATGTTGTTCGCATTCATTTGCAAAAAATTAAAGGTTCTGTTGAAATATTTTCTCAACAGACTCGAGGTACAATGTTCAGACTGCAAATTCCTCTGAGCTTAACGCTGGCCAACTTACTGCTTTTTCAAGCTGGCGACCAAATCTACGCCTTATTTACTAATTCTATCGAGGAAGTTCTTATTCCTAAAGCAGACCAGATTCGCTCCTGGGAAGAAGGCAAAGTCCTGCGGTGGGGTCAGGGTGCTTCTATGAAACTGATTCCTTGTTACCAACTCACCAAAGTCCTGAATTATTTCTCATCTGTCAGTCAACCTGAAGTATTTAATACCAAGCCGAATGGTGTTTCTCAGAAGCTTGAGTTGCCAATTATTCTGATTCGTTCTCAAGATAAACTTTTCGGTTTGGAAGTAGATCAGCTCATCGGTGATCAGGAATTGGTTATCCGTCCATTAGGAGCAATGATTGTCCCTCCCCCTTACATCTACGGGAGTAGTATTCTACCTGATGGTCGGCTAACGCTAGTACTTGATGGGTTAGCATTGATGGAATGTTTGTCGCAACGGCAAAAACAGGATAATAGTCATTGGGCAAGGAACAGCGCTTTTAGGGGCGAACGGCTGGGCGTGAGTTCAACGCCCCTGATGTTCACCTCCAGGATAGAACAGCCGCGATTACTATCCCAAGCGAGTACTGCCCTGCCAGAAGCACCAACTCTAAGTCACCACAAACCAAGACCAAAAAAAACTATTCTCGTAGTGGACGATTCCATTACCGTCCGCCAAACTGTAGCTTTGACCTTAGAAAAAGCAGACTATCAAGTACTTCAGGCAAAAGACGGTTACGAAGCAATTGAACGACTCCAAGCTCACACAGATATTCATCTAGTATTGTGTGATATCGAGATGCCACGAATGAATGGGTTTGAGTTTCTCAAAGATCGTCAGCAAGACCCAACTTTGGCAAATATTCCTGTTGTGATGCTAACTTCCAGAAGTAGTGAGAAGCACCGCCAACTTGCTTTAAAGTTGGGAGCTAACGCTTATATTATCAAACCTTATCTGGAGCATATACTGTTGAGCACACTGACAGATGTCCTTGAGAAAAATACTGGAGTTCTTGCTAGGAGAGATTAA